Proteins from one Thioflavicoccus mobilis 8321 genomic window:
- the ccoG gene encoding cytochrome c oxidase accessory protein CcoG, translating to MSEQAAGREPDAVEALYEEAEQWHVNAGGETIHAKRMPGRWRRIKWLTASVWLIFFLGPYLRWDGRQAVLFDIPHRQYHLFGATVLPQDFWMLSLLLLFFAILLAVATAMAGRVWCGFFCFQTVWTDVFTWIEERLEGPPAERRRLERAPLGLRKVTIRAFKHLVWLAIGFLTGFSFVAWFVDAPTLWRTFFTGQASAAAYVAVALFTVGTYILAGWLREQVCFWLCPYARIQGVMLDRTTVVPAYDFRRGEPRGRLRKDADAAVQGDCVDCHQCVAVCPTGVDIRAGQQEGCITCALCIDACDAVMDKVGRPRGLVRYASLDELDGRATTPMFRRGRVWAYTAILVTALTGIVYGLASLDAIELKVLHERAPLFVRLADGAIQNKYTLKVLNKTGEDIEVRITAEGPAGLRLVGADAPLIARHGEVTPRTLFLRLEPAALSGESVPVRFVASGQRGSGERLRAERDSVFIGP from the coding sequence TTGAGCGAGCAAGCGGCAGGGCGTGAGCCAGACGCCGTCGAGGCCCTCTACGAAGAGGCCGAGCAGTGGCATGTCAATGCCGGCGGTGAGACCATCCATGCCAAGCGGATGCCGGGTCGCTGGCGTCGGATCAAGTGGTTGACGGCCTCGGTCTGGCTGATCTTCTTCCTCGGCCCCTACCTGCGCTGGGACGGCCGTCAGGCCGTACTCTTCGATATCCCGCATCGCCAGTACCACTTGTTCGGTGCCACGGTCCTGCCGCAGGACTTCTGGATGCTGTCGCTGCTGCTGCTCTTTTTCGCGATCCTGCTGGCGGTGGCGACGGCCATGGCGGGGCGGGTCTGGTGCGGCTTCTTCTGCTTTCAGACGGTCTGGACCGACGTCTTCACCTGGATCGAAGAGCGCCTCGAGGGGCCGCCGGCCGAACGCCGCCGGCTCGAACGGGCGCCGCTCGGGCTGCGCAAGGTTACGATCCGCGCCTTCAAGCACCTGGTTTGGCTGGCGATCGGCTTCCTGACCGGGTTCAGTTTCGTCGCCTGGTTCGTCGATGCCCCGACCCTGTGGCGGACCTTCTTCACCGGCCAGGCCAGTGCGGCGGCCTATGTCGCGGTCGCCCTGTTCACGGTCGGCACCTACATCCTGGCCGGTTGGCTGCGCGAGCAGGTGTGCTTCTGGCTCTGCCCTTACGCGCGCATCCAGGGGGTGATGCTCGACCGCACGACCGTCGTGCCAGCCTACGACTTCCGCCGCGGCGAGCCGCGGGGACGGCTGCGCAAGGATGCGGACGCCGCCGTCCAGGGTGACTGCGTGGACTGTCACCAGTGCGTTGCCGTCTGTCCGACCGGCGTCGACATCCGCGCCGGTCAGCAAGAAGGCTGCATCACCTGCGCCCTGTGTATCGACGCCTGCGACGCCGTGATGGACAAGGTCGGCCGGCCGCGCGGCCTGGTCCGCTACGCCTCGCTCGACGAGTTGGACGGACGGGCGACGACGCCCATGTTCCGCCGGGGGCGGGTCTGGGCCTACACGGCGATCCTCGTGACGGCGCTCACCGGGATCGTCTATGGTCTGGCCTCGCTCGATGCGATCGAGCTCAAGGTCCTGCACGAGCGGGCGCCGCTCTTCGTGCGCCTGGCCGACGGCGCGATCCAGAACAAGTACACCCTCAAGGTCCTCAACAAGACCGGTGAGGATATTGAAGTGCGGATCACGGCCGAGGGTCCGGCCGGTCTGAGGCTGGTCGGGGCCGATGCGCCGCTTATCGCCCGCCACGGCGAGGTGACGCCGAGGACCCTGTTCCTGCGGTTGGAGCCCGCCGCCCTGTCCGGCGAGTCGGTGCCGGTGCGCTTCGTCGCCTCCGGCCAGCGCGGCTCGGGTGAGAGGTTGCGCGCCGAGCGCGACAGCGTCTTCATCGGCCCGTGA
- a CDS encoding FixH family protein, which translates to MNRRLVAAPDRPLPAWRSPWLVGALGLIAVVLAVNATMVYLAVKTNPGLVKHDYYERGRAYERNLASRLAADPGWAMQLDVPEGVQAGVPTTVRFVVVDRVGQPVTPEQVVFYAYRPADADRDFSVPMFEEGLGRYAAQVEFPLIGVWDTLAAASLGADEHLVGGRVRVERP; encoded by the coding sequence ATGAACAGAAGACTCGTCGCAGCCCCGGATCGGCCGCTGCCGGCCTGGCGCAGCCCCTGGTTGGTCGGTGCCCTCGGCCTGATCGCCGTGGTGCTGGCGGTCAACGCGACCATGGTCTACCTGGCCGTGAAGACCAATCCGGGCCTGGTCAAGCACGACTACTACGAGCGCGGTCGCGCCTACGAGCGGAACCTGGCCTCGCGCCTCGCCGCCGACCCGGGTTGGGCGATGCAGCTCGACGTCCCCGAGGGGGTCCAGGCCGGTGTCCCGACGACCGTGCGTTTCGTCGTCGTCGACCGGGTCGGCCAGCCGGTCACGCCGGAGCAGGTCGTCTTCTACGCCTACCGCCCGGCCGATGCGGACCGCGACTTCTCGGTGCCGATGTTCGAGGAGGGCCTGGGCCGCTACGCCGCGCAGGTCGAGTTTCCGTTGATCGGCGTCTGGGATACGCTGGCGGCGGCCTCGCTCGGTGCCGACGAGCACTTGGTCGGCGGGCGGGTGCGTGTCGAGCGCCCTTGA
- a CDS encoding heavy metal translocating P-type ATPase, which yields MSSALDAVADPAAAREGCFHCGLPLPGGEPILATIAGHERAFCCPGCRAVCEAIHAAGLDGFYRRAPDGALCPPLEPPRDLAVYDLDAVQADYVPSLGTRREIQLLVEGIHCAACVWLIERALHALPGVVEARVNLTGRRLRVVWDNDRLRLSAIITRLGELGYAALPFDPDAAAGSLRRRQRALLYRLAFAGFAMMNLLWISIALYAGADEGEFRDLFHWLGLAIATPTLVYAGAPFFRGAAAGLRAGHLTMDLPIALGAAITYLYSFVATLTGATAVYWDTVVNLLFVLLIGRYLESLSRHQAVTATERLLELQPKAATVLRDDGEVLVPIRAVRPGETVLVRPGEKIPVDGTVLAGEGPVDEAMLTGESEPAAKAPGARVAAGTLNGAGVLEVRAEGLLRDTALGRIIGLVESAQTSRAPIQSLADRIVPWFVAATLGLALATFLWWWPSDLETALMAAAAVLIVTCPCALGLATPMAIAVASGVGARQGVLVKDGAALEALAGIDQVVFDKTGTLTEGRPVVAALWSAETQWSTAEVPALPEEMIGLLGRVAALERGSEHPAAAALVALAKAAGDTIRGLPVAEVQVRPGRGIGGRVAGWRIVVGTADWLSEQGVIGVSRLETAGPDVAAGSRVFVAEDGEAVLGLALRDPLRPDAAGVVARLRAAGRRVSMLTGDRRAPAERIAAELGGIELIAEVLPEDKDEVIATLQRSGARVAMVGDGINDAPALVRADVGIALGSGTDVSIASADIVLIGRELTRLEWTLALARRMMGTIRQNLAISLVYNAVMVPLAMAALITPLVAAIAMPLSSLAVIGNSARLRRLARS from the coding sequence GTGTCGAGCGCCCTTGACGCGGTTGCCGATCCCGCCGCGGCCCGTGAGGGCTGCTTTCACTGCGGCCTGCCGCTGCCCGGCGGCGAGCCGATCCTCGCCACGATCGCCGGCCACGAGCGGGCCTTCTGCTGCCCGGGTTGTCGCGCCGTCTGCGAGGCGATCCATGCCGCCGGTCTCGACGGCTTCTACCGGCGCGCCCCGGACGGGGCCCTCTGTCCGCCGCTCGAGCCGCCGCGGGACCTCGCCGTCTACGACCTGGACGCCGTGCAGGCCGACTATGTCCCCTCGCTCGGGACCCGGCGCGAGATCCAGCTCCTGGTCGAGGGGATCCACTGCGCGGCCTGCGTCTGGCTGATCGAGCGGGCCCTGCACGCGCTGCCCGGGGTCGTCGAGGCACGGGTCAACCTGACCGGCCGGCGGCTGCGGGTCGTCTGGGACAACGACCGGCTGCGCCTCTCGGCGATCATCACCCGGCTCGGCGAGCTCGGCTACGCGGCCCTGCCGTTCGATCCGGACGCCGCCGCCGGGTCGCTGCGCCGCCGCCAGCGCGCGCTCCTCTATCGTCTGGCCTTCGCCGGCTTCGCGATGATGAATCTGTTGTGGATCTCGATCGCCCTCTACGCCGGGGCCGACGAGGGCGAGTTCCGCGACCTCTTCCACTGGCTCGGGCTGGCGATCGCGACCCCGACGCTCGTCTACGCCGGGGCCCCCTTCTTCCGGGGTGCGGCCGCCGGGCTGCGCGCCGGCCACCTGACGATGGACCTGCCGATCGCGCTCGGCGCCGCGATCACCTATCTCTACTCGTTCGTCGCGACGCTGACCGGCGCCACCGCGGTCTACTGGGACACGGTCGTCAACCTCTTGTTCGTGCTGCTGATCGGCCGCTACCTGGAGTCGCTCTCCCGGCACCAGGCGGTGACCGCGACCGAACGGCTCCTGGAGCTCCAACCGAAGGCGGCGACGGTCCTGCGCGACGACGGCGAGGTCCTAGTGCCGATCCGCGCGGTCCGCCCGGGCGAGACGGTGCTCGTGCGCCCGGGCGAGAAGATCCCGGTCGACGGCACCGTCCTGGCCGGCGAGGGGCCGGTCGACGAGGCCATGCTGACCGGCGAGTCCGAGCCCGCGGCCAAGGCCCCGGGGGCGCGCGTCGCCGCCGGCACCCTGAACGGCGCCGGCGTCCTCGAGGTCCGCGCCGAGGGTCTGCTGCGCGACACCGCGCTGGGGCGGATCATCGGCCTCGTCGAGTCGGCCCAGACGAGCCGTGCGCCGATCCAGTCGCTGGCCGACCGGATCGTGCCCTGGTTCGTCGCGGCGACGCTGGGGTTGGCGCTCGCGACCTTCCTCTGGTGGTGGCCGAGCGACCTGGAGACGGCCCTGATGGCCGCCGCCGCGGTCTTGATCGTCACCTGTCCCTGTGCGCTCGGGCTCGCCACGCCGATGGCGATCGCGGTCGCCAGCGGGGTCGGGGCGCGCCAGGGCGTGCTCGTCAAGGACGGTGCCGCCCTCGAGGCGCTGGCCGGCATCGACCAGGTCGTCTTCGATAAGACCGGGACCTTGACCGAGGGGCGACCGGTCGTTGCGGCGCTGTGGTCGGCCGAGACCCAGTGGTCGACGGCCGAGGTCCCCGCGCTGCCTGAGGAGATGATCGGGCTCCTCGGGCGGGTCGCGGCCCTGGAGCGGGGCTCGGAACATCCGGCCGCGGCGGCCCTCGTCGCCCTCGCCAAGGCTGCCGGCGACACCATCCGTGGCCTGCCGGTCGCCGAGGTGCAGGTGCGCCCGGGGCGCGGGATCGGCGGTCGGGTCGCCGGCTGGCGGATCGTCGTCGGGACCGCCGATTGGCTCAGCGAGCAGGGGGTGATCGGCGTCTCGCGGCTCGAGACGGCGGGTCCGGATGTCGCCGCCGGTAGCCGGGTCTTCGTCGCCGAGGACGGTGAGGCGGTACTCGGCCTGGCGCTCCGCGACCCGCTGCGCCCGGATGCGGCGGGTGTCGTCGCGCGACTGCGTGCGGCTGGGCGGCGGGTGAGCATGCTGACCGGCGACCGGCGCGCCCCGGCCGAACGGATCGCCGCCGAGCTCGGCGGCATCGAGCTGATCGCCGAGGTCCTGCCGGAGGACAAGGACGAGGTGATCGCGACGCTGCAACGGAGTGGTGCGCGGGTGGCCATGGTCGGCGACGGGATCAACGACGCCCCGGCCCTGGTGCGCGCCGACGTCGGCATCGCGCTCGGCAGCGGCACTGACGTGTCGATCGCGAGCGCCGACATCGTGCTGATCGGCCGCGAACTGACGCGCCTGGAGTGGACGCTCGCGCTGGCCCGGCGGATGATGGGCACGATCCGCCAGAACCTGGCGATTTCGCTCGTCTACAATGCCGTCATGGTGCCGCTCGCGATGGCCGCGCTGATCACGCCGTTGGTCGCGGCGATCGCGATGCCGCTGAGCTCGCTCGCCGTGATCGGCAACTCGGCCCGGCTGCGCCGCCTCGCACGGTCCTGA
- the ccoS gene encoding cbb3-type cytochrome oxidase assembly protein CcoS has protein sequence MEVIYSLIPGMLIFGLAMVAVLVWAARSGQFDDLDGDGQRILMDEDLDASPDDPDPADAGQEGRDAD, from the coding sequence ATGGAAGTCATCTACAGCCTGATCCCCGGCATGCTGATCTTCGGCCTGGCGATGGTCGCGGTCCTCGTTTGGGCCGCGCGCAGCGGCCAGTTCGACGACCTCGACGGCGACGGCCAGCGGATCCTGATGGACGAGGATCTGGATGCGTCTCCCGATGATCCGGACCCGGCCGATGCCGGGCAAGAGGGGCGCGACGCCGATTGA
- the lipA gene encoding lipoyl synthase, whose translation MSDPNPLTAPSRANPATHQRGRDKVARIPVKVERVDEPLRKPAWIRAKAPVGPAVARIKRLLRAGQLATVCEEAQCPNLGECFSHGTATFMILGDVCTRRCPFCDVAHGRPAPVDADEPAHLAEAIAEMGLRYVVITSVDRDDLRDGGAGHFAACLRAVRERSPKTRLEVLVPDFRGREQVALAAFAGDGVPDVFNHNLETVPRLYRQARPGADYQGSLGLLAAFKAAYPGVPTKSGLMLGLGEERDEVLAVMADLRAHGCEMLTLGQYLAPTRDHLPVRRYWTPAEFDELRVQGEALGFSHVASGAMVRSSYQADRQAAGVLTGNDPAAAG comes from the coding sequence ATGTCCGACCCCAATCCGCTGACCGCTCCGTCGCGCGCCAACCCCGCCACCCACCAACGCGGCCGCGACAAGGTCGCCCGCATCCCGGTGAAGGTCGAGCGGGTCGACGAGCCGCTGCGCAAGCCGGCTTGGATCCGCGCCAAGGCCCCGGTCGGGCCGGCGGTCGCGCGGATCAAGCGGCTGCTGCGCGCCGGCCAGCTCGCGACCGTCTGCGAGGAGGCCCAGTGCCCGAACCTGGGTGAGTGCTTCAGCCACGGTACGGCGACCTTCATGATCCTCGGCGACGTCTGCACCCGCCGCTGCCCGTTCTGCGACGTCGCCCACGGCCGGCCGGCCCCGGTCGACGCCGATGAGCCGGCCCATCTCGCCGAGGCGATCGCCGAGATGGGCCTGCGCTACGTCGTCATCACCTCCGTCGACCGCGACGACCTGCGCGATGGCGGGGCCGGACATTTCGCCGCTTGCCTGCGCGCGGTGCGCGAGCGCAGCCCCAAGACCCGCCTCGAGGTCCTGGTGCCGGACTTCCGCGGTCGCGAGCAGGTGGCGCTGGCGGCCTTCGCCGGCGACGGAGTCCCGGACGTCTTCAACCACAACCTGGAGACGGTGCCGCGCCTCTACCGCCAGGCCCGGCCGGGCGCCGACTACCAGGGTTCGCTCGGGCTCCTCGCCGCATTCAAGGCCGCATACCCGGGCGTGCCGACCAAGTCCGGCCTGATGCTCGGCCTCGGCGAGGAGCGCGACGAGGTCCTCGCCGTGATGGCCGATCTGCGCGCCCACGGCTGCGAGATGCTGACGCTCGGGCAGTACCTGGCGCCGACCCGCGACCACCTGCCGGTGCGCCGCTACTGGACGCCGGCCGAGTTCGACGAGCTGCGCGTGCAGGGCGAGGCGCTCGGCTTCTCGCATGTCGCCAGCGGTGCGATGGTGCGTTCCTCTTACCAGGCCGACCGGCAGGCCGCCGGCGTGCTGACGGGCAACGATCCGGCTGCGGCCGGTTGA
- a CDS encoding type III pantothenate kinase: MDLLLDIGNTSLRWALYADGRLGEVGAVRHFGGLPIDLLAAWEPLVRPTRVTVANVGGEAVADALTQVCQGRWGLAPRFVATQGDALGVKIAYVEPARLGVDRWLALLAAHHQFPGDALIVDAGTAVTFDLLAADGRHLGGLILPGVEPMRDTLLRGTQIPRLAVVDPVDERIDRPWADDTAGAIGAATIQAPAALAERLHRAFAERTGGAPRLLVTGGDGARLLPALSSDAEPVPDLVLRGLALVS; this comes from the coding sequence ATGGACCTGCTCCTCGACATCGGCAACACCAGCCTGCGCTGGGCCCTCTACGCGGACGGGCGGCTCGGCGAGGTCGGCGCCGTGCGCCACTTCGGCGGCTTGCCGATCGACCTGCTCGCGGCCTGGGAACCGCTCGTGCGGCCGACCCGCGTCACCGTGGCCAATGTCGGCGGCGAGGCCGTCGCCGACGCCCTGACCCAGGTCTGCCAGGGTCGCTGGGGGCTCGCGCCGCGCTTCGTAGCGACACAGGGCGATGCCCTTGGGGTGAAGATCGCCTATGTGGAGCCCGCGCGGCTCGGCGTCGATCGCTGGCTGGCCCTGCTCGCCGCGCATCACCAGTTTCCCGGCGATGCGCTGATCGTCGATGCCGGCACGGCGGTTACCTTCGATCTGCTCGCGGCCGACGGCCGTCACTTGGGCGGCCTGATCCTGCCGGGGGTCGAACCGATGCGCGACACCCTGCTGCGCGGCACCCAGATCCCGCGGCTCGCGGTCGTGGATCCGGTCGACGAGCGAATCGATCGACCCTGGGCCGACGACACGGCTGGCGCGATCGGTGCCGCCACGATCCAGGCGCCGGCAGCGCTCGCCGAGCGGCTCCATCGGGCGTTTGCGGAGCGCACCGGTGGCGCACCCCGGCTCCTCGTCACCGGGGGTGATGGCGCACGGTTGCTTCCGGCCCTGTCGTCCGATGCCGAACCGGTGCCCGATCTGGTCCTGCGCGGGCTCGCACTGGTTTCCTGA
- a CDS encoding HAD family hydrolase, which produces MSTRDKPLYLLLVSVHGLIRGKDLELGRDADTGGQILYAVELARALAERDDVAQVDLVTRRVEDPAVSSDYARPEEPLGEKARIVRIDAGPPEYIRKELLWDHLDAFADNLLDFLHNGERLPDLIHSHYADAGYVGARIAHQLGRPLVHTGHSLGRVKRRRLLASGVGRDLIEVRYNMARRINAEEDTLAAARLVIASTSNEIEEQYGLYDHYQPERMEVIPPGTDLDRFRPPDGSETKAPIAQELDRFLRDPERPMILALSRPDERKNIATLVEAYGESEELQKTANLVIVAGNRDDIADLDTGAQTVLTNLLLAIDLYDLYGRVAYPKHHRSDEVPILYRLAAARRGVFINPALTEPFGLTLIEAAASGLPIVATEDGGPQDIVAHCRNGILIDPLDKAAMTKALLQVLCGATRWRTMASRGLKGVKARYSWQAHAERYVESIRPIVEKTVPPLRAVPARRPMLYHDRAIFTDLDQNLLGDPASLADFIRVMREHRQCATFGIATGRRLDSALAVLKRYGIPQPDVLITGLGTEIAYAPQLTLDRAWTRHIDHLWYPARVRQVLSEVPGMALQPKTEQGRFKVSYYIDSNEAPPLEEISRLLHQADLTVNLVIAFGQFLDIVPVRASKGLALRYFAHQWDIPLERILTAGGSGADEDMMRGKTLAVVVANRHHEELSQLADIDSIYFAERPFAAGLLEAIEHYDFFQSCRLPASEKVSDVDAETTAN; this is translated from the coding sequence ATGTCGACCCGCGACAAACCCCTCTATCTGCTGCTCGTCAGCGTCCACGGTCTGATTCGGGGCAAGGATCTCGAGCTCGGCCGCGATGCCGATACCGGCGGCCAGATCCTCTATGCCGTCGAGCTCGCCCGGGCACTGGCCGAACGGGACGATGTCGCCCAGGTGGATCTGGTGACGCGGCGTGTCGAAGACCCGGCGGTGAGCTCCGACTATGCGAGGCCTGAGGAGCCGTTGGGCGAAAAGGCGCGGATCGTGCGGATCGATGCCGGGCCGCCCGAGTACATCCGCAAGGAACTCCTCTGGGACCACCTCGACGCCTTCGCCGACAATCTGCTCGACTTTCTGCACAACGGCGAGCGGCTTCCGGACCTGATCCATTCCCACTATGCCGATGCCGGCTATGTCGGGGCTCGCATCGCCCACCAGCTCGGCCGGCCGTTGGTGCACACCGGCCACTCGTTGGGTCGTGTCAAACGCCGCCGCTTGCTGGCCTCCGGCGTCGGCCGTGACCTGATCGAGGTCCGCTACAACATGGCGCGGCGCATCAACGCCGAGGAAGACACGCTCGCGGCGGCGCGACTCGTGATCGCCAGCACCAGCAACGAGATCGAAGAGCAGTACGGCCTCTACGACCACTATCAGCCGGAGCGGATGGAGGTCATACCGCCTGGCACGGATCTGGATCGCTTCCGTCCGCCGGACGGCAGCGAGACGAAGGCGCCGATCGCCCAGGAGCTCGACCGTTTCCTGCGGGACCCGGAGCGGCCGATGATCTTGGCCTTGTCGCGACCCGACGAGCGCAAGAACATCGCGACCCTGGTCGAGGCCTATGGCGAGTCGGAGGAGCTTCAAAAGACGGCCAATTTGGTCATCGTCGCGGGTAACCGCGACGATATCGCCGACCTCGACACGGGCGCCCAGACCGTCCTCACCAATCTGCTGTTGGCCATCGATCTCTACGACCTCTATGGGCGCGTCGCCTATCCGAAGCACCATCGTTCCGACGAGGTGCCGATCCTTTACCGGCTCGCGGCAGCACGCCGTGGCGTCTTCATCAACCCGGCCCTCACGGAACCGTTCGGCTTGACGCTGATCGAGGCGGCCGCGAGCGGTTTGCCGATCGTCGCGACCGAGGACGGCGGCCCGCAGGACATCGTCGCGCACTGTCGCAACGGCATTCTGATCGACCCGCTCGACAAGGCGGCGATGACGAAGGCGCTGTTGCAGGTCCTGTGCGGTGCCACGCGCTGGCGCACGATGGCGTCGAGGGGCCTGAAGGGGGTCAAGGCCCGCTATTCCTGGCAGGCGCACGCCGAGCGCTACGTGGAGTCTATCCGTCCGATCGTCGAGAAGACGGTGCCCCCGCTGCGCGCCGTGCCGGCGCGCCGGCCGATGCTCTATCATGACCGCGCGATCTTCACGGATCTCGATCAGAACCTGCTCGGTGATCCGGCCTCGTTGGCGGACTTCATCCGCGTGATGCGCGAGCATCGCCAGTGTGCGACCTTCGGCATCGCGACCGGCCGTCGACTCGACTCGGCACTGGCCGTGCTGAAGCGCTATGGCATCCCGCAGCCGGACGTGCTGATCACCGGGCTCGGTACCGAGATCGCCTATGCCCCGCAGCTGACGCTGGACCGTGCCTGGACACGCCACATCGACCATCTCTGGTATCCGGCCCGGGTGCGTCAGGTCCTCTCCGAGGTTCCTGGTATGGCCCTCCAGCCGAAGACCGAGCAGGGGCGCTTCAAGGTCAGCTATTACATCGATTCCAATGAGGCGCCGCCGCTCGAGGAGATCTCCAGGCTACTGCACCAGGCCGATCTGACCGTGAACCTGGTCATAGCCTTCGGCCAGTTCCTCGACATCGTTCCGGTGCGTGCCTCGAAGGGGCTTGCGCTGCGCTACTTCGCCCACCAGTGGGATATTCCGTTGGAGCGGATCCTCACGGCCGGAGGTTCCGGGGCCGATGAGGACATGATGCGCGGCAAGACGCTGGCGGTCGTCGTTGCGAATCGCCACCACGAGGAACTCTCGCAGCTGGCCGACATCGACAGCATCTACTTCGCCGAGCGGCCGTTTGCGGCCGGCCTCCTGGAGGCCATCGAGCACTACGACTTTTTCCAGTCGTGCCGATTACCGGCGTCCGAGAAGGTGTCGGATGTCGACGCCGAGACCACGGCCAATTGA
- a CDS encoding YbhB/YbcL family Raf kinase inhibitor-like protein produces the protein MTLSIESQAFTEGQPIPRRFTCEGDDVSPDLAWSGVPAGTRSFVLIVDDPDAPDPAAPKMVWDHWLLYNLPSDCSGLPVAVASTDLPSGAGEGINSWGRSGYGGPCPPIGRHRYFHRLYALDIVLEGLERPTKDRLLLAIDGHILARTELVGTYQKGDG, from the coding sequence ATGACTCTCAGTATCGAATCCCAGGCCTTCACCGAAGGTCAGCCAATCCCGCGCCGGTTTACCTGCGAAGGCGACGATGTGTCTCCGGATCTGGCTTGGAGCGGAGTACCGGCTGGCACGCGCAGCTTCGTCCTGATCGTCGATGACCCGGATGCCCCGGATCCGGCGGCGCCGAAGATGGTCTGGGATCACTGGCTGCTCTACAACCTACCGTCGGACTGTTCAGGCCTGCCGGTGGCGGTCGCGTCGACCGATCTGCCGTCCGGCGCCGGCGAGGGGATCAACAGTTGGGGCCGCAGCGGCTACGGCGGGCCTTGTCCGCCGATTGGCCGGCACCGCTATTTCCACCGGCTCTACGCCCTCGATATCGTCCTCGAAGGGCTCGAGCGCCCGACCAAGGATCGACTCCTGCTCGCGATCGACGGCCATATCCTGGCGCGTACCGAGCTGGTCGGCACCTACCAGAAGGGGGACGGCTAA
- the ccmI gene encoding c-type cytochrome biogenesis protein CcmI, with the protein MTIFWILAGGLTALALMFVVPPLLTRREIATGADQDALNLDLFRQQLAELDSDLAAGNLDQAQYEAARHDLERELLADVQVDAPRSKGWRDGGRWMAIVLAVLVPAGAIGLYLQLGEADIIPRLETAASQTRESGGHAGGDLASMKALVERLATRMEANPADIDGWLMLGRSYYAIERPDRALEAFQKAYELAPEDPETLLALAQGIAAVNEGSLAGRPAELIEKALAADPESLGGRWLNGMLAFQQQRYEAAAAIWEGVLPQLDPKGGDAAELRQFIAEAHRRAETPAPATATTSEESSTGANVAATAAPDATDARLEVTVRLDDALRGQVSPDDALFVYAKAAIGPGMPLAVVRAKAGDLPLTVTLDDSLAMTPDLPLSSVAEVVVGARITKSGEAMPQSGDLEGESGPVAVADDEAPIALLIDHARP; encoded by the coding sequence ATGACCATCTTCTGGATCTTGGCCGGTGGCCTCACGGCACTGGCACTGATGTTCGTCGTCCCACCACTGTTGACGCGACGCGAGATCGCCACCGGCGCCGACCAGGACGCACTGAACCTCGACCTATTCCGGCAACAGCTCGCCGAGCTGGACAGCGACCTGGCGGCGGGCAACCTGGATCAAGCCCAGTACGAGGCAGCACGTCACGATCTGGAGCGCGAACTGCTGGCGGATGTCCAGGTCGACGCGCCGCGCAGCAAGGGCTGGCGCGACGGTGGTCGCTGGATGGCAATCGTGCTCGCCGTCCTCGTCCCGGCCGGAGCGATCGGCCTCTATCTGCAACTCGGCGAGGCCGACATCATCCCGCGCCTCGAGACGGCGGCGAGCCAAACTCGCGAAAGCGGCGGACATGCCGGTGGCGACCTCGCCTCGATGAAGGCGCTGGTCGAGCGCTTGGCGACGCGGATGGAGGCGAACCCGGCGGACATCGACGGCTGGCTGATGCTCGGGCGGTCCTACTACGCGATCGAACGCCCCGATCGAGCGCTGGAGGCCTTCCAGAAGGCCTATGAACTGGCCCCCGAGGACCCGGAAACTCTACTGGCTTTGGCTCAAGGGATCGCGGCTGTCAACGAGGGTAGCCTTGCGGGTCGTCCCGCCGAGCTGATCGAAAAGGCCCTCGCCGCCGACCCTGAAAGCCTGGGCGGCCGCTGGCTGAATGGCATGCTGGCCTTCCAGCAGCAGAGGTACGAGGCCGCCGCGGCAATCTGGGAAGGCGTCCTGCCGCAGCTCGATCCCAAGGGTGGCGACGCCGCCGAGCTGCGCCAGTTCATCGCCGAGGCCCATCGCCGCGCTGAAACGCCAGCCCCCGCCACGGCGACGACGAGCGAGGAATCCAGCACGGGCGCCAACGTCGCCGCGACGGCGGCGCCGGACGCCACTGACGCCCGCCTCGAGGTCACCGTGCGGCTCGACGACGCGCTGCGCGGACAGGTCAGCCCCGATGACGCCCTGTTCGTCTACGCCAAGGCGGCGATAGGACCCGGGATGCCGTTGGCCGTCGTGCGCGCCAAGGCCGGCGATCTGCCGTTGACGGTCACCCTCGACGACAGCCTGGCGATGACCCCGGACCTACCCCTCTCGAGCGTCGCCGAGGTCGTCGTTGGCGCCCGGATCACCAAGTCTGGAGAGGCCATGCCGCAGAGTGGCGATCTGGAGGGCGAAAGCGGTCCGGTGGCCGTAGCCGACGACGAAGCACCGATCGCCTTGCTCATCGATCACGCGCGGCCCTGA